In Helianthus annuus cultivar XRQ/B chromosome 8, HanXRQr2.0-SUNRISE, whole genome shotgun sequence, a single genomic region encodes these proteins:
- the LOC110869863 gene encoding probable serine/threonine-protein kinase PIX7, which translates to MLRDRIRQGKPIIGAGRFRIVARGSLAGLLPFADANAIVVEMANEVLPDYNAKLSDFGLTKDGPEGDKTHVSTRVMGHLTSKSDVYSFGVVLLKMITGRRSMDKNRPNGEHNLVEWARPYLGERRRFYKLIDPRLEGRFSKRGAHKAAQLATLCLSRDLKARPLMSEVHEALKPLPTLKDMACASPYFQAIQSERTGSNSSSRNGLKGQPMRSLSILNSPYHLNQPYRSPKPVQ; encoded by the exons ATGTTGAGGGACCGAATAAGGCAAGGGAAACCGATAATAGGGGCTG GGCGGTTTAGGATCGTGGCGAGAGGTTCGTTAGCGGGGTTGTTACCGTTTGCCGATGCAAATGCTATTGTGGTTGAAATGGCTAATGAAGTGCTGCCA GACTATAATGCAAAGCTTTCTGATTTTGGACTTACAAAAGACGGCCCGGAAGGCGATAAAACTCATGTGTCTACTCGAGTGATGG GTCATTTGACATCAAAGAGTGATGTCTACAGTTTCGGCGTTGTGTTACTCAAGATGATAACCGGGAGGAGATCAATGGACAAAAACCGGCCAAATGGCGAGCATAACCTTGTGGAATGGGCACGACCATATCTCGGGGAGCGAAGAAGGTTCTACAAATTGATAGACCCTCGTTTGGAAGGTCGTTTCTCAAAAAGAGGTGCACATAAGGCAGCTCAGCTGGCTACCCTTTGTCTTAGCCGTGACCTAAAGGCTAGACCGCTAATGAGTGAGGTTCACGAAGCACTGAAGCCCCTCCCAACCCTAAAGGACATGGCGTGTGCTTCCCCATATTTTCAGGCCATCCAGTCGGAACGTACTGGAAGTAATTCAAGTAGTAGAAATGGGTTGAAGGGGCAGCCGATGAGGAGTTTATCGATTTTAAACTCGCCGTATCACCTGAATCAACCTTACCGGTCTCCAAAACCGGTCCAATAG